One region of Mycolicibacterium insubricum genomic DNA includes:
- the rplJ gene encoding 50S ribosomal protein L10: MAKADKAVAVAEITEQFNSSTATVITEYRGLTVANLAELRRSLGAGTTYSVAKNTLVRRAASEAGIEGLDDLFSGPTAIAFISGEPVDAAKAIKKFAKDHKSLVIKGGYMDGAALTVAQVEAIADLESREVLLAKLAGAMKANLSKAAALFNAPASQVARLAAALADKRAEEGETVPAAPAAEEAPAAEEAPASEEAPAADAE; this comes from the coding sequence ATGGCCAAGGCTGACAAGGCCGTCGCCGTTGCCGAGATCACCGAGCAGTTCAATTCCTCGACTGCCACGGTGATTACCGAATACCGCGGCCTGACGGTGGCCAACCTGGCCGAGCTGCGGCGTTCACTGGGCGCCGGGACCACCTACTCGGTGGCCAAGAACACCCTGGTCCGCCGGGCCGCGTCGGAGGCCGGTATCGAGGGTCTCGACGACCTCTTCAGCGGCCCGACGGCGATCGCGTTCATCAGCGGTGAGCCGGTCGACGCCGCCAAGGCGATCAAGAAGTTCGCCAAGGACCACAAGTCGCTGGTCATCAAGGGCGGCTACATGGACGGCGCGGCGCTGACCGTCGCGCAGGTCGAGGCGATTGCCGACCTGGAGAGCCGCGAGGTGCTGCTGGCCAAGCTGGCCGGTGCCATGAAGGCGAACCTGTCCAAGGCTGCGGCGCTGTTCAACGCCCCGGCCTCCCAGGTCGCACGACTGGCGGCCGCACTGGCCGACAAGCGTGCCGAGGAGGGCGAGACCGTTCCCGCCGCCCCGGCCGCCGAGGAAGCCCCCGCCGCCGAGGAAGCCCCCGCTTCCGAAGAGGCTCCGGCTGCCGACGCCGAATAA
- a CDS encoding alpha/beta fold hydrolase, translated as MGNPDDPAVLLIMGLGAQLLLWRTGFCEKIVDRGYRVIRFDNRDVGLSSKLDGQRAPGSQYAGMLRSQVGRPSPAVYTLEDMSDDAAALLDHLDIERAHVVGGSMGGMIAQVVAARHAERTRSLGVIFSSNNQPALPPPHPKALFSLLKGPAPDSPRDVILDNSVRVSRIIGSPGYPAPEEKLRAEAAESYDRSFYPVGVARHFGAILGSGSLRRYNRSVSVPTVVIHGRSDKLMRPAGGKAIAKNIPGARLVLFDGMGHDLPEPLWDPIVTELDTTFRTAAN; from the coding sequence ATGGGTAATCCCGACGACCCCGCGGTGCTGCTGATCATGGGTCTCGGTGCGCAGCTTCTGTTGTGGCGCACCGGTTTCTGCGAGAAGATCGTCGACCGCGGATACCGGGTGATCCGGTTCGACAACCGCGACGTCGGGTTGTCCAGCAAGCTCGACGGGCAGCGCGCACCGGGTTCCCAGTACGCGGGGATGTTGCGTTCGCAGGTGGGCCGGCCCAGTCCCGCGGTGTACACGCTGGAGGACATGTCCGACGACGCGGCCGCTCTGCTGGACCACCTCGACATCGAACGGGCGCACGTCGTCGGCGGCTCGATGGGCGGCATGATCGCCCAGGTCGTGGCGGCCCGGCACGCCGAACGGACCCGCTCGCTCGGGGTCATTTTCTCCTCGAACAACCAGCCCGCGTTGCCGCCGCCGCACCCGAAGGCGCTGTTCTCCCTACTCAAGGGCCCCGCGCCGGATTCACCGCGCGACGTCATCCTCGACAACTCGGTGCGGGTGAGCCGGATCATCGGCAGCCCCGGCTATCCGGCACCCGAGGAGAAGCTGCGCGCCGAGGCCGCCGAGAGCTACGACCGCAGCTTCTACCCGGTCGGTGTCGCCCGGCATTTCGGCGCCATCCTGGGTAGTGGCAGCCTGCGCCGCTACAACCGTTCGGTGTCCGTGCCGACCGTCGTCATCCACGGCCGTTCCGACAAGCTGATGCGGCCGGCCGGCGGCAAGGCGATCGCCAAGAACATCCCCGGCGCCCGCCTGGTGCTGTTCGACGGGATGGGCCACGACCTGCCAGAACCACTGTGGGATCCCATCGTCACCGAGCTCGATACCACTTTCCGCACCGCCGCGAACTGA
- a CDS encoding carotenoid oxygenase family protein, translated as MALDVSTPTLDNPYLSGVMAPVRTEVTAVDLTVTGSIPEHLDGRYLRNGPNPAAEVDPARYHWFAGDAMVHGLSLRDGKALWYRNRWVRTAAVSDTLGEPRIRDLDPRAGMLSIGPNTNAIEHAGQTLALVEGGGANYRLTEELDTLGTCDFGGTLYGGYTAHPHRDPVTGDLHAVSYSFARGHSVQYSVIGTDGRARRTVDIPVHGFPMMHDFSLTERYVVVYDLPVVFDPSAVVPDGVPRPLRSAVGKLIGGLTRRGSVPGPIAARIAADTTPITSLPFAWDASYPARVGVMPRDGGADDVRWFDIDPCYVFHPLNAYSEDRDGREILVIDLVRYDRMFDRDRRGPSEGAPRLERWEIDLGTGAVRTELRDDRGQEFPRINETLTGTRHRYGYTVGIDGFDTGDIAGSRVYKHDYDSGAVSIAPTDPDLVLGEVCFVPNPGAAAEDDGVLMGLGQHRGRDEGQLVILDAPTLETVATVTLPQRVPMGFHGNWCPRSQ; from the coding sequence ATGGCGCTCGATGTCAGCACTCCCACACTCGACAACCCCTACCTGAGCGGGGTGATGGCGCCGGTGCGCACCGAGGTCACCGCGGTCGACCTGACGGTGACCGGGAGCATCCCCGAACACCTCGACGGGCGTTACCTGCGCAACGGCCCCAATCCGGCCGCCGAGGTGGACCCCGCGCGCTACCACTGGTTCGCCGGCGACGCCATGGTGCACGGCCTGTCCCTGCGCGACGGCAAGGCGCTCTGGTATCGCAACCGCTGGGTGCGCACCGCCGCGGTGTCCGACACCCTCGGCGAACCGCGCATCCGCGACCTGGACCCGCGTGCCGGGATGCTGTCGATCGGCCCCAACACCAATGCCATCGAGCACGCCGGCCAGACGCTGGCGCTGGTCGAGGGCGGCGGCGCCAACTACCGGCTGACCGAGGAACTCGACACCCTGGGCACCTGCGACTTCGGCGGGACGCTCTACGGCGGCTACACCGCGCATCCGCACCGGGACCCGGTCACCGGCGACCTGCACGCGGTGTCCTACTCGTTCGCCCGCGGCCACTCGGTCCAGTACTCGGTGATCGGGACCGACGGCCGGGCGAGGCGAACCGTCGACATACCGGTGCACGGGTTCCCGATGATGCACGACTTCAGCCTCACCGAGCGCTACGTGGTGGTTTATGACCTGCCGGTGGTGTTCGATCCGTCGGCGGTGGTGCCCGACGGCGTTCCGCGGCCGCTGCGGTCGGCCGTCGGCAAGCTCATCGGCGGTCTCACCCGCCGGGGCTCGGTGCCCGGCCCGATCGCCGCCCGCATTGCCGCCGACACCACCCCGATCACCTCGCTGCCCTTCGCCTGGGACGCGAGCTATCCGGCCCGGGTCGGGGTGATGCCGCGCGACGGCGGTGCCGACGACGTGCGGTGGTTCGACATCGACCCCTGCTACGTCTTCCATCCGCTCAACGCCTACAGCGAAGACCGCGACGGCCGGGAGATCCTGGTGATCGACCTGGTGCGCTACGACCGGATGTTCGACCGGGACCGCCGCGGCCCCAGCGAGGGTGCCCCGCGGCTGGAGCGCTGGGAGATCGACCTGGGCACCGGCGCGGTGCGCACCGAGCTGCGCGACGACCGCGGCCAGGAGTTCCCGCGGATCAACGAGACGCTCACCGGCACCCGGCACCGCTACGGCTACACCGTCGGGATCGACGGCTTCGACACCGGCGACATCGCCGGATCCCGGGTGTACAAGCACGACTACGACAGCGGCGCGGTCTCGATCGCCCCCACCGATCCAGACCTGGTGCTGGGCGAGGTGTGCTTCGTGCCGAACCCCGGGGCCGCCGCCGAGGACGACGGCGTGCTGATGGGACTGGGCCAGCACCGGGGCCGTGACGAGGGGCAGCTGGTGATCCTCGACGCCCCGACGCTGGAAACCGTCGCCACCGTGACGCTGCCGCAACGGGTGCCGATGGGTTTTCACGGCAATTGGTGTCCTCGATCACAGTGA
- a CDS encoding ABC1 kinase family protein → MSTTKHHREVAKLDRVPLPVEAIRIGMTGWQLLRTLARVVTKLPAGGALPDKVVREIPQTFADLGPTYVKFGQIIASSPGAFGEPLSREFRSLLDAVPPADTEAVHRLFAEELGDEPQNLFAHFEEKPFASASIAQVHFATLHTGEEVVVKIQRPGIRQRVAADLQILQRFAQLVELAKVGRRLSARDVVADFADNLASELDFRIEGGSMETWVAGLKDSPLGANIKVPEVHWDLTSERVLTMERVQGVRIDDVAAIRKQGFDGTDLVKALLFSTFEGGLRHGLFHGDLHAGNLLVDDQGRIVFLDFGIMGRIDPRTRWLLRELIYALLVKKDHAAAGKIVVLLGAVGRTKPEAEAAKDLEAFAKPLTLKTLGDMSYAEIGKQLSTLADAYDVKLPRELVLIGKQFLYVERYMKLLAPKWQMMNDPQFSGYFANFMVEAGREYQEAHPGDDAEPSAEEAQ, encoded by the coding sequence ATGAGTACGACCAAACATCACCGGGAGGTCGCCAAACTGGACCGGGTGCCCCTGCCGGTCGAGGCGATCCGGATCGGCATGACGGGTTGGCAACTGCTGCGCACCCTGGCCCGCGTCGTCACCAAACTGCCCGCCGGCGGCGCACTGCCGGACAAGGTCGTCCGGGAGATCCCGCAGACCTTCGCCGACCTCGGCCCGACCTACGTGAAGTTCGGGCAGATCATCGCCTCCAGCCCCGGAGCCTTCGGCGAGCCGCTGTCGCGGGAGTTCCGCAGCCTGCTCGACGCGGTACCGCCCGCGGACACCGAGGCCGTGCACCGGCTGTTCGCCGAGGAACTCGGTGACGAACCGCAGAACCTGTTCGCGCACTTCGAGGAGAAGCCGTTCGCGTCGGCCTCCATCGCCCAGGTGCACTTCGCCACGCTGCACACCGGCGAAGAGGTCGTCGTCAAGATCCAGCGCCCGGGCATCCGCCAGCGGGTGGCCGCCGATCTGCAGATCCTGCAGCGGTTCGCCCAGCTCGTCGAACTGGCCAAGGTGGGGCGCCGGCTCTCGGCGCGCGACGTCGTCGCCGACTTCGCCGACAACCTGGCCTCCGAACTCGACTTCCGCATCGAGGGAGGGTCCATGGAGACCTGGGTGGCCGGCCTGAAGGACTCCCCGCTCGGCGCGAATATCAAGGTGCCCGAGGTGCATTGGGATCTGACCTCCGAGCGCGTGCTGACCATGGAGCGGGTGCAGGGCGTGCGCATCGACGACGTCGCCGCGATCCGCAAGCAGGGATTCGACGGCACCGACCTGGTCAAGGCGCTGCTGTTCTCGACGTTCGAGGGCGGCCTGCGGCACGGGCTGTTCCACGGCGACCTGCACGCCGGGAACCTGCTGGTCGACGACCAGGGCCGGATCGTCTTCCTGGACTTCGGCATCATGGGCCGCATCGACCCGCGGACCCGCTGGCTGCTGCGCGAGCTGATCTACGCACTGCTGGTGAAGAAGGACCACGCCGCCGCCGGCAAGATCGTCGTGCTGCTGGGCGCCGTCGGCCGCACCAAACCCGAGGCCGAAGCCGCCAAGGATCTGGAGGCGTTCGCCAAGCCGCTGACGCTCAAGACCCTCGGCGACATGTCCTACGCGGAGATCGGCAAGCAGCTGTCCACGCTGGCCGACGCCTACGACGTCAAACTGCCCCGGGAACTGGTGCTGATCGGCAAGCAGTTCCTCTATGTCGAGCGGTACATGAAGCTGCTGGCGCCGAAGTGGCAGATGATGAACGACCCGCAGTTCTCCGGCTATTTCGCCAACTTCATGGTGGAGGCCGGCCGGGAATACCAGGAAGCACACCCCGGAGACGATGCGGAACCGTCCGCGGAGGAGGCCCAGTGA
- a CDS encoding MMPL/RND family transporter, whose protein sequence is MSAPAPVLGGGSNAPHRIKRGKAAHAMRILAVPIIGFWIVFTVVVNVIAPQLEIVGEEHAAPMAPKDAPSMIAMKRMGGNFQEFDSNSTVMIVIDSDQELGPPAHAYYDEIIAKLEKDPEHVQHIQNFWGQRLTAAGAQGADAKGAYVMLNLAGEQGLTLANESVQAVRKVIADTPAPDGVHAYVTGPAALSNDMHIIGNASLAKITLITLIAIAFMLLVVYRSIITTIVQLILTFTGLLAARGVVSVLAMHGAFELTTFAGNILTMLAIAAATDYGIFLFGRYREARQSGLEKDDAYYVTFHSVSHVIIGSGLTIAGAVYCLSFARLTWFKTMGEPVAIGMLVVIASAVTMGPAALFLGSKIGLYDPKTARPGRFWYKVGTAVVRWPAPIFVVSLAIVLIGMLGLPGYRTDYNDKHFLPMDAPSNLGYQAAARHFTEARMNPDILMVESDHDMRNTADILVLDKVARNLLGVEGIAMVQSISRPLGIPIQHSSIPFQNAVGSQVQNQSLPYLKERMGDIKKMSDQMGVMITTMTQMYSVMQKLVDNTHDMKKTTDELVDVVSDLRDHMADFDDFFRPLRNYLYWEPHCYDIPMCWSIRSLFDGLDGFDQMSDKFGQMSQSITEMDRLMPQMLALVPPMIASMKTTQALTLTTYSTFQAMIDQLGALNDTAIVMGQTFDDAKNGDLFYLPPEAFDNPDFQVGLKQFLSPDGKSARFFITHEGDPATPEGIDRVAGERKAGQDALKMSSLSGSRVFIGGTAATYKDMHDGAKYDLMISVVASLTLIFMIMLILVRSAVAALVIVATAASSIAASFGLSVLIWQDLFGFRLHWLVAVMSVIILLAVGSDYNLLLVSRFKEEIHAGLKTGIIRAMGGTGGVVTSAGMVFAATMAGMLMSDLTVLAQMGSTIAIGLILDTFIVRSLLMPSIATMLGRWFWWPMVVHPRGEYGTHRRPSAPVLADQGTERYC, encoded by the coding sequence ATGAGCGCACCTGCCCCCGTTCTGGGCGGCGGCTCGAACGCCCCGCACCGAATCAAGCGCGGCAAGGCCGCCCACGCCATGCGCATCCTCGCGGTGCCCATCATCGGTTTCTGGATCGTCTTCACCGTCGTGGTCAACGTGATCGCGCCGCAGCTGGAGATCGTCGGCGAAGAGCACGCCGCGCCGATGGCACCCAAGGACGCGCCGTCGATGATCGCCATGAAGCGCATGGGCGGGAACTTCCAGGAGTTCGACTCCAACAGCACGGTCATGATCGTCATCGACAGTGACCAGGAGCTGGGCCCGCCGGCGCACGCGTACTACGACGAGATCATCGCCAAGCTGGAGAAGGACCCCGAGCACGTCCAGCACATCCAGAACTTCTGGGGCCAGCGGCTGACCGCCGCCGGAGCCCAGGGCGCCGACGCCAAGGGTGCCTACGTGATGCTCAACCTCGCCGGTGAGCAGGGCCTGACCCTGGCCAACGAGTCGGTGCAGGCGGTCCGCAAGGTCATCGCGGACACCCCGGCGCCCGACGGCGTGCACGCCTACGTGACCGGCCCGGCTGCGCTCAGCAACGACATGCACATCATCGGCAACGCCAGCCTGGCCAAGATCACCCTGATCACCCTGATCGCCATCGCGTTCATGCTGCTGGTGGTCTACCGGTCGATCATCACCACGATCGTCCAGCTGATCCTGACCTTCACCGGCCTGCTGGCCGCCCGCGGCGTGGTCTCCGTGCTGGCGATGCACGGTGCCTTCGAGCTGACCACCTTCGCCGGCAACATCCTGACGATGCTGGCCATTGCGGCCGCGACGGACTACGGCATCTTCCTGTTCGGGCGCTACCGCGAGGCCCGGCAGTCCGGGCTGGAGAAGGACGACGCCTACTACGTCACCTTCCACTCGGTCAGCCATGTCATCATCGGATCCGGGCTGACCATCGCCGGCGCCGTGTACTGCCTGTCCTTCGCCCGGCTGACCTGGTTCAAGACCATGGGCGAACCGGTCGCGATCGGCATGCTGGTGGTGATCGCCTCGGCCGTCACCATGGGTCCGGCCGCGCTGTTTTTGGGCAGCAAGATCGGTCTCTACGATCCGAAGACCGCCCGGCCCGGCCGGTTCTGGTACAAGGTCGGCACCGCCGTGGTGCGGTGGCCGGCGCCGATCTTCGTCGTCAGCCTGGCCATCGTGCTGATCGGCATGCTCGGGCTGCCCGGCTACCGGACCGACTACAACGACAAGCACTTCCTGCCGATGGACGCGCCGTCCAACCTCGGTTACCAGGCCGCGGCGCGGCATTTCACCGAGGCCCGGATGAACCCGGACATCCTGATGGTCGAATCTGACCACGACATGCGCAACACCGCGGACATCCTGGTGCTGGACAAGGTCGCCCGCAACCTGCTGGGCGTCGAGGGCATCGCGATGGTGCAGAGCATCTCCCGGCCGCTGGGTATCCCCATACAGCACAGCTCGATCCCGTTCCAGAACGCCGTCGGCAGCCAGGTGCAGAACCAGAGCCTGCCGTACCTCAAGGAGCGGATGGGCGACATCAAGAAGATGTCCGACCAGATGGGCGTGATGATCACGACCATGACGCAGATGTACTCCGTCATGCAGAAGCTCGTCGACAACACCCACGACATGAAGAAGACCACCGACGAGCTGGTCGACGTGGTCTCCGACCTGCGTGATCACATGGCCGACTTCGACGACTTCTTCCGGCCGCTGCGCAACTACCTGTACTGGGAGCCGCACTGCTACGACATCCCGATGTGCTGGTCGATCCGGTCGCTGTTCGACGGCCTGGATGGATTCGACCAGATGTCGGACAAGTTCGGGCAGATGTCGCAGAGCATCACCGAGATGGATCGGCTGATGCCGCAGATGCTGGCGCTGGTGCCGCCGATGATCGCCTCGATGAAGACCACGCAGGCGTTGACGCTGACCACCTACAGCACCTTCCAGGCGATGATCGACCAGCTCGGGGCGCTCAACGACACCGCCATCGTGATGGGCCAGACCTTCGACGACGCCAAGAACGGCGACCTGTTCTACCTGCCGCCGGAGGCCTTCGACAACCCGGACTTCCAGGTCGGCCTCAAGCAGTTCCTGTCGCCCGACGGCAAGTCGGCCCGCTTCTTCATCACCCACGAGGGCGACCCGGCCACCCCGGAGGGCATCGACCGGGTGGCAGGCGAGCGCAAGGCCGGACAGGACGCGCTGAAGATGTCGTCGCTGTCGGGTTCGCGGGTGTTCATCGGTGGCACCGCGGCGACCTACAAGGACATGCACGACGGCGCCAAGTACGACCTGATGATCTCGGTGGTGGCGTCGCTGACCCTGATCTTCATGATCATGCTGATCCTGGTGCGCAGCGCGGTGGCCGCCCTGGTCATCGTCGCGACGGCGGCCAGCTCGATCGCGGCGTCGTTCGGCCTGTCGGTGCTGATCTGGCAGGACCTGTTCGGCTTCCGGCTGCACTGGCTGGTGGCGGTGATGTCGGTGATCATCCTGCTGGCCGTCGGCTCGGACTACAACCTGCTGCTGGTGTCCCGGTTCAAGGAGGAGATCCACGCCGGGCTCAAGACCGGCATCATCCGGGCGATGGGCGGCACCGGCGGTGTGGTGACCTCGGCGGGCATGGTGTTCGCCGCGACCATGGCCGGCATGCTGATGAGCGATCTGACCGTGCTGGCGCAGATGGGTTCGACGATCGCCATCGGCCTGATCCTGGACACCTTCATCGTCCGGTCGCTGCTGATGCCGTCGATCGCGACCATGCTGGGCCGGTGGTTCTGGTGGCCGATGGTGGTGCACCCCCGCGGGGAGTACGGGACGCATCGCCGGCCGTCGGCGCCCGTTTTGGCGGATCAGGGGACCGAGCGCTATTGTTGA
- the rplL gene encoding 50S ribosomal protein L7/L12 — MAKLTTDELLDAFKELTLLELSEFVKKFEETFEVTAAAPVAVAAAPAAGGAAAEAAEEQSEFDVILEGAGDKKIGVIKVVREIVSGLGLKEAKDLVDGAPKPLLEKVTKEAAEDAKAKLEAAGASVTVK; from the coding sequence ATGGCAAAGCTGACCACTGACGAACTGCTCGACGCGTTCAAGGAACTGACCCTGCTCGAGCTGAGCGAGTTCGTGAAGAAGTTCGAGGAGACCTTCGAGGTCACCGCCGCCGCTCCGGTCGCCGTCGCCGCGGCTCCGGCCGCCGGTGGCGCGGCCGCCGAGGCCGCCGAGGAGCAGTCCGAGTTCGACGTCATCCTCGAGGGTGCCGGCGACAAGAAGATCGGCGTGATCAAGGTCGTCCGCGAGATCGTCTCCGGCCTGGGCCTCAAGGAAGCCAAGGACCTGGTCGACGGCGCCCCCAAGCCGCTGCTGGAGAAGGTCACCAAGGAGGCCGCCGAGGACGCCAAGGCCAAGCTGGAAGCCGCCGGCGCTTCGGTCACCGTCAAGTAA
- a CDS encoding MmpS family transport accessory protein, producing MIGAIGAGAKKAWIPLVLIVVLSFAGLVVNRLHGQFASEDLNANAGAGIEIVQFNPKVVVYDVLGPPGTTARISYFDDVANLHNVEHAPLPWSATVTTTLPTVSANIMVQADGAGVTCRITVDDVVKDERTSDGVNPQTYCLVKSA from the coding sequence CTGATCGGGGCCATCGGCGCCGGGGCCAAGAAGGCGTGGATCCCGCTGGTGCTGATCGTGGTGCTGTCCTTCGCCGGGCTGGTGGTCAACCGGCTGCACGGGCAGTTCGCCTCCGAGGACCTCAACGCCAACGCCGGCGCGGGCATCGAGATCGTGCAGTTCAACCCGAAGGTCGTGGTCTACGACGTGCTGGGGCCGCCGGGGACGACGGCACGGATCAGCTACTTCGACGACGTCGCGAACCTGCACAACGTGGAGCACGCCCCGCTGCCGTGGTCGGCCACCGTGACCACGACACTGCCGACGGTCAGCGCCAACATCATGGTGCAGGCCGACGGCGCCGGCGTCACCTGCCGAATCACCGTCGACGATGTGGTCAAGGACGAACGAACCTCTGACGGGGTCAACCCGCAGACCTACTGCCTGGTGAAGTCCGCATGA
- a CDS encoding MarR family winged helix-turn-helix transcriptional regulator, with amino-acid sequence MQSSDAAARHDELGEAFDLGVDLSVRHLSDRTNLSGSAALLLNRVYREGPTRLTTLATLEGVSQPSMTQLIQRMERQGLLERHRDPDDGRAVLIGVTEEGQELFRARKRHRRARLDELMAGLPAEDRETLLRCARDVEPILGRLMERAESARRDECEGHQAGGAR; translated from the coding sequence ATGCAATCGTCGGACGCCGCGGCTCGTCACGACGAGCTCGGGGAAGCCTTCGACCTCGGCGTCGACCTCAGCGTGCGGCACCTCAGTGACCGCACCAACCTCAGCGGCTCGGCCGCACTGCTGCTCAACCGCGTCTACCGCGAGGGCCCGACCCGGCTGACCACCCTGGCCACGCTGGAAGGTGTCAGTCAGCCGTCGATGACCCAGCTGATCCAGCGGATGGAACGCCAGGGTCTGTTGGAGCGTCATCGCGACCCCGACGACGGCCGGGCGGTGCTGATCGGCGTCACCGAGGAGGGCCAGGAGTTGTTCCGGGCCCGCAAGCGCCACCGCCGCGCTCGCCTGGACGAGCTGATGGCGGGCCTGCCCGCCGAGGATCGGGAAACGCTGCTGCGGTGCGCCCGCGACGTCGAGCCGATTCTGGGGCGGCTGATGGAGCGTGCCGAATCGGCGCGGCGGGACGAGTGCGAGGGACACCAGGCCGGAGGTGCGCGGTGA
- a CDS encoding TetR/AcrR family transcriptional regulator encodes MKTAEPISGRDQTRDKVLRAAVALLDADGPDALQTRKVTAAAHTSTMAVYTHFGGMRELIAAVADYGLAEFDAALSLPETEDPVADLLSCGAAYRRFATERPHLYRLMFGSTSAHGITAPAFDIQTGRPAWDVHPSLGHLVRLVRRSMTAGRITAGSPDDDASVLTIAAQFWTMIHGFVMLELAGYFGGDGTAAPPVLGTVTVHHLIGLGDRPEALSASLAATVGW; translated from the coding sequence ATGAAGACCGCCGAGCCCATTTCCGGCCGCGACCAGACCCGCGACAAGGTATTGCGGGCCGCCGTCGCGCTGCTCGACGCCGACGGTCCCGATGCCCTGCAGACGCGCAAGGTGACCGCCGCCGCGCACACTTCGACGATGGCCGTCTACACCCACTTCGGCGGCATGCGGGAACTGATCGCCGCGGTAGCCGACTACGGGCTGGCGGAGTTCGACGCGGCATTGAGCCTGCCGGAAACCGAGGATCCGGTCGCCGACCTGCTCTCCTGCGGTGCCGCGTACCGCCGTTTCGCCACCGAACGCCCCCACCTCTACCGGCTGATGTTCGGCAGCACCAGCGCGCACGGCATCACCGCGCCCGCCTTCGACATCCAGACCGGCCGGCCGGCGTGGGACGTGCACCCGAGCCTGGGCCACCTGGTGCGACTGGTGCGCCGATCGATGACGGCGGGCCGGATCACCGCGGGCAGCCCCGACGACGACGCGTCCGTGCTGACCATCGCGGCCCAGTTCTGGACGATGATCCACGGGTTCGTGATGCTGGAACTGGCCGGCTACTTCGGCGGCGACGGCACCGCCGCGCCGCCGGTGCTGGGAACCGTCACCGTGCACCATCTGATCGGCCTGGGAGACCGGCCCGAGGCACTGTCCGCCTCGCTGGCGGCCACCGTGGGCTGGTAG
- a CDS encoding ABC transporter ATP-binding protein → MGIGIEVEHLSKSFGSAKIWEDVTLSIPAGEVSVMLGPSGTGKSVFLKSLIGLLRPEKGKIIVDGTDIIECSAKELYEIRTLFGVMFQDGALFGSMNIYDNTAFPLREHTKKSESEIRKIVMEKLEIVGMPNDGHKMPGEISGGMRKRAGLARALVLDPKILLVDEPDSGLDPVRTAYLSQLLIDINAQIDCTILIVTHNINIVRTVPDDIGMLYRKQLVMFGPREVLLTSEEPVVKQFLNGRRIGPIGMSEEKDEATAAAEAAAMELGQGDGGVEEVSGVPPQLTVTPGMPLRKAIGRRQARVREILHTLPPAAQEAILADMAATGADMSAIDYPADTVSVPSGAADEPTAVIPVQGN, encoded by the coding sequence GTGGGCATTGGTATCGAGGTCGAGCACCTCTCCAAGTCGTTCGGGTCCGCCAAGATTTGGGAGGACGTCACCCTGTCGATCCCGGCGGGTGAGGTCAGCGTCATGCTCGGCCCGTCCGGTACCGGTAAGTCGGTGTTCCTCAAGTCGCTGATCGGTCTGCTGCGCCCCGAGAAGGGCAAGATCATCGTCGACGGCACCGACATCATCGAGTGCTCGGCCAAGGAGCTCTACGAGATCCGCACGCTGTTCGGCGTCATGTTCCAGGACGGCGCGCTGTTCGGCTCGATGAACATCTACGACAACACGGCCTTCCCGCTGCGCGAGCACACCAAGAAGTCCGAGAGCGAAATCCGCAAGATCGTCATGGAGAAGCTCGAGATCGTCGGTATGCCCAACGACGGTCACAAGATGCCCGGCGAGATCTCCGGCGGTATGCGCAAGCGCGCCGGCCTGGCCCGCGCCCTGGTTCTCGACCCGAAGATCCTGCTCGTCGACGAGCCCGACTCCGGTCTGGACCCGGTCCGTACCGCGTACCTGTCGCAGCTGCTGATCGACATCAACGCCCAGATCGACTGCACCATCCTCATCGTTACCCACAACATCAACATCGTGCGTACGGTGCCCGACGACATCGGCATGCTCTACCGCAAGCAGCTGGTCATGTTCGGTCCCCGCGAGGTGCTGCTGACCAGCGAGGAGCCGGTCGTCAAGCAGTTCCTCAACGGTCGCCGCATCGGCCCCATCGGCATGTCCGAGGAGAAGGACGAGGCCACCGCGGCGGCCGAGGCGGCCGCCATGGAGCTCGGCCAAGGCGACGGCGGTGTCGAGGAGGTCTCCGGCGTGCCGCCGCAGCTGACGGTCACCCCGGGCATGCCGCTCCGCAAGGCCATCGGCCGCCGCCAGGCCCGGGTGCGCGAGATCCTGCACACCCTGCCCCCGGCCGCCCAGGAGGCGATCCTGGCCGACATGGCCGCCACCGGTGCCGACATGAGTGCCATCGATTACCCGGCGGACACCGTGTCGGTTCCCAGCGGCGCCGCCGACGAACCCACCGCCGTCATTCCCGTCCAGGGGAACTGA